In Zingiber officinale cultivar Zhangliang chromosome 6A, Zo_v1.1, whole genome shotgun sequence, a single genomic region encodes these proteins:
- the LOC121996105 gene encoding putative D-cysteine desulfhydrase 1, mitochondrial — MDETLADLLKKKLMKEGRNPYVIPLGGSNSLGIWGYIEAISEIEQQIQSNCGGPQFDDIVVACGSGGTMAGLSLGSKLSNLKAKVHAFSVWDDPNYFYNFVQGLIDGLGARSDAHDLVEIQDEFKVS, encoded by the exons ATGGATGAA ACTCTTGCTGACTTGCTAAAGAAGAAGCTAATGAAGGAAGGGAGAAATCCATATGTTATTCCTCTTGGTGGATCAAACTCTTTGGGGATTTG GGGCTATATTGAAGCAATAAGTGAGATTGAGCAGCAAATTCAAAGCAATTGTGGTGGACCTCAATTTGATGACATTGTTGTTGCATGTGGCAG TGGCGGAACAATGGCTGGACTTTCTCTGGGATCAAAACTGAGTAACTTGAAGGCAAAA GTTCATGCATTTTCTGTATGGGACGATCCCAATTATTTCTACAACTTTGTTCAAGGTCTGATTGATGGTCTTGGAGCTCGTTCTGATGCACATGATTTAGTTGAAATTCAGGATGAGTTTAAGGTTTCTTGA